Proteins from a genomic interval of Sulfurospirillum oryzae:
- the thiM gene encoding hydroxyethylthiazole kinase — MDIKEQLKEQFIALQSKRALVHHITNYVTVNDCANVVLAIGASPIMADEMREVEEMVSICDALVLNIGTANERTITSMLKAGSAANAKGIPVVLDPVGVGATSFRHQSVAKLMEAIHFSVIRGNMAEIKTIAGLEAKSAGVDSLDQESDGGKIAMSLAQKLDCVIAITGKTDIVSDGRVCYALENGDVALTKVTGTGCMSTSLIGSFLGASRNALGSAIAGILTMAIAGEIADKSSGMGTFHTSLIDAISQMDVKTIVDKCNISLIK; from the coding sequence ATGGACATTAAAGAGCAACTAAAAGAACAATTTATTGCATTGCAAAGTAAGCGAGCTTTGGTGCATCACATTACCAATTATGTCACGGTCAATGACTGTGCCAATGTTGTTCTTGCCATTGGTGCTTCACCGATTATGGCAGATGAAATGCGCGAAGTTGAAGAGATGGTAAGTATTTGCGATGCGCTGGTTTTAAACATTGGAACGGCGAACGAGCGCACCATCACTTCGATGCTTAAAGCGGGAAGTGCTGCGAACGCTAAAGGCATTCCTGTCGTGCTTGATCCTGTGGGTGTGGGTGCGACTTCTTTTCGTCATCAAAGTGTGGCAAAGTTGATGGAAGCCATACACTTTAGTGTCATTAGGGGCAATATGGCGGAGATAAAAACCATCGCGGGGCTTGAAGCCAAAAGTGCGGGAGTAGACTCGCTGGATCAAGAGAGCGATGGCGGTAAAATCGCTATGAGCTTGGCGCAAAAGCTAGATTGTGTGATTGCCATTACCGGTAAAACAGACATTGTATCAGATGGCAGAGTTTGCTATGCACTGGAGAATGGTGATGTTGCTTTAACTAAGGTAACAGGAACGGGATGCATGAGTACTTCACTCATTGGCAGTTTTCTAGGGGCTTCAAGAAATGCCTTAGGTAGTGCCATTGCTGGCATCTTAACGATGGCAATTGCAGGTGAAATAGCCGATAAGAGCAGTGGCATGGGAACATTTCACACCTCCCTTATTGATGCCATCAGTCAAATGGATGTGAAAACTATTGTGGATAAATGTAACATAAGCTTGATTAAATAA
- a CDS encoding ferritin-like domain-containing protein, protein MARVGNSIIKGIEVQEIITTLNRAYADEWLAYYQYFIEAKVVKGLMKDAAIAELVQHAADELRHATMLADRIIQLGGAPLLHPADWLKQTNCGYDAPNDFDVVAVLNDSIKGEQCAIATYSSIVDLTRNKDIVTYDLVSQILADEVMHEEDLQNLHDDITEFISNLKKSMN, encoded by the coding sequence ATGGCAAGAGTTGGAAATTCAATTATCAAAGGGATCGAGGTTCAAGAAATCATCACGACACTTAATCGTGCCTATGCCGATGAGTGGTTAGCGTACTATCAATATTTCATTGAAGCAAAAGTGGTCAAAGGGCTGATGAAAGATGCAGCCATAGCAGAGCTTGTGCAACATGCTGCTGATGAATTGCGTCATGCCACAATGTTAGCCGATCGCATCATTCAGTTAGGGGGTGCTCCACTGCTTCATCCCGCGGATTGGCTCAAACAGACCAACTGTGGTTATGATGCTCCCAATGATTTTGATGTAGTCGCTGTTTTAAATGACTCAATTAAAGGGGAGCAGTGTGCGATTGCTACCTACTCAAGCATTGTTGATCTCACACGCAATAAAGATATCGTCACTTATGACTTGGTTTCACAGATTTTAGCTGATGAAGTAATGCACGAAGAAGATTTGCAAAATTTACATGATGATATTACTGAATTTATCAGCAATCTTAAGAAATCTATGAACTAG
- a CDS encoding CZB domain-containing protein, translating to MALAKLDHVSFKARGYGAIFNRDYQQMVDHHNCRLGKWYAGIGKETFQNTSGYKGLDDPHKIVHESINKAIAYLAEGNSSNDASVVINSFKSAENASSKLFELLNQMLTEKSQ from the coding sequence GTGGCACTAGCGAAGTTAGATCACGTTTCATTTAAAGCTAGAGGATATGGCGCTATCTTTAATAGAGACTATCAGCAAATGGTGGATCACCATAATTGCCGTTTGGGCAAATGGTACGCAGGTATTGGAAAAGAAACGTTCCAAAATACCTCAGGGTATAAAGGTCTTGATGATCCCCATAAAATTGTTCATGAGTCCATCAACAAAGCTATCGCATATCTTGCGGAGGGAAATAGTTCAAATGATGCTTCAGTTGTGATTAACTCTTTTAAAAGTGCGGAAAATGCCTCTTCTAAACTCTTTGAATTGCTCAACCAAATGTTAACAGAAAAGAGTCAGTAG
- a CDS encoding MBL fold metallo-hydrolase yields the protein MKFEFLGTADTGGIPLHRCQCEICESARLKGVSNRSSSAYLELDDGSVILFDAGYDLLCDRFNKKHIRAVFLTHFHADHCFGLIRLRKSADTIICYTPNDTQGFGDLFIHKDSIDYQVLQPFEAKEIEGVKIVALPLLHSKTTHGYVIFTCKGVVAYLTDCASIPESSLAYLKAQKIDHLFLDAAYTPYFESKKHLNWESAGEYIDAIKPKNGYLIHASCKTLLPLHVKKIRLKYPYIEQGFTIEV from the coding sequence GTGAAATTTGAGTTTTTAGGAACAGCCGATACAGGGGGAATTCCTCTGCATCGATGTCAGTGTGAGATTTGTGAGAGCGCAAGGCTAAAAGGAGTGAGCAATCGTTCCAGCAGTGCTTATTTGGAGCTGGATGATGGTAGCGTCATTCTTTTTGACGCAGGGTATGATCTGTTATGTGATCGGTTCAATAAAAAGCATATCAGGGCAGTTTTTCTCACGCATTTTCATGCTGACCACTGTTTTGGGCTTATTCGTCTGCGTAAATCTGCTGATACCATTATCTGTTATACTCCAAATGACACACAAGGCTTTGGTGATCTTTTTATTCATAAAGATTCTATTGACTATCAAGTCCTTCAACCTTTTGAAGCCAAAGAGATTGAAGGTGTTAAAATTGTAGCTCTTCCTCTGCTTCATTCTAAGACGACACATGGCTATGTTATCTTTACATGTAAAGGTGTGGTAGCGTACTTGACAGATTGCGCAAGCATACCTGAATCTTCACTTGCGTATCTAAAAGCACAAAAGATTGATCATCTTTTTTTAGATGCGGCCTATACGCCATATTTTGAATCAAAGAAACATTTAAACTGGGAAAGTGCAGGGGAGTATATAGATGCTATTAAGCCTAAAAACGGTTATTTAATTCATGCGAGTTGTAAAACCTTACTTCCTTTACATGTAAAGAAAATAAGGCTGAAATACCCTTATATAGAACAAGGATTTACGATTGAGGTGTGA
- a CDS encoding ABC-F family ATP-binding cassette domain-containing protein, which yields MIQVTNLSKHFGAQTLFENISFTLAHGNKIGFVGRNGSGKSTLFKILLGEEEADSGDILIPKNYTIGALRQHIEFTHKTVREECASALPGDEAFDLYKIEKMLFGLGFSQEDLDKDPMSFSGGYQIRLNLVKLLATNPSLLLLDEPTNYLDIVSMRWLQNFLKEFKGEIILITHDRDFMDAITTHTMGLRRKSLMMIEGNSHKYYAKLEEDDERYLKTKANLDKKRAELEDFVTRQKARASKAVMAQSKAKQLEKMGEMDDLEEESNLSFNFNYKKTPAKIVLDAQNIGFGYDPARPLFQNLSFKLEKGKCLAIIGKNGKGKSTLLNVLAGELPLQQGTLSFHPETAFAHFGQTNIQRLNLKNSIIDEIYEVDPLLGITKVRAICGGMMFSGKMAEKEISILSGGERSRVMLGKIIATPANLLFLDEPTNHLDMYSIDSLCDAIKNFEGSTIIVTHSEMMLHKLADALIIFHHDKAEFFDGNYDEFLEKIGWEEETDIAPKKVANNDYVESKKLRTKLIQERSSKLSPLKKQIEQCEAKIMKLEEAMKSKNEALVACSSSNDIGELGRISKELKSDEAELEKLYEQFETLHVNHDELFESYEMQLKNIQN from the coding sequence ATGATTCAAGTCACTAATCTTTCCAAACATTTTGGGGCACAAACCCTTTTTGAAAATATCAGCTTTACACTAGCACATGGCAATAAAATAGGTTTTGTTGGTCGTAATGGCTCTGGTAAATCTACCCTTTTTAAAATTCTTTTAGGCGAAGAAGAAGCAGATTCAGGCGATATTCTCATTCCTAAAAATTACACCATAGGCGCACTTCGCCAACATATCGAATTTACCCATAAAACAGTGCGCGAAGAGTGTGCTTCTGCCTTGCCTGGTGATGAAGCGTTTGACCTTTACAAAATCGAAAAGATGCTTTTTGGACTTGGTTTTTCTCAAGAAGATTTAGACAAAGACCCTATGAGCTTTTCTGGCGGTTATCAAATTCGCCTCAATTTAGTCAAACTTCTGGCAACAAACCCCTCTTTACTTCTCTTAGATGAACCAACCAACTATCTTGACATTGTCTCGATGCGCTGGCTGCAAAACTTCCTCAAAGAGTTTAAGGGTGAGATCATTCTCATCACCCATGATCGTGACTTTATGGACGCTATCACTACACACACGATGGGACTTCGTCGTAAAAGTTTGATGATGATTGAGGGAAACAGTCACAAGTACTACGCCAAGTTGGAAGAAGACGATGAGCGTTACCTTAAAACCAAAGCCAATTTAGACAAAAAACGTGCGGAACTTGAAGACTTTGTAACACGTCAAAAAGCCCGTGCTTCCAAAGCGGTTATGGCGCAAAGTAAAGCCAAACAGCTCGAGAAAATGGGAGAGATGGATGATCTTGAAGAGGAAAGCAATCTCTCATTTAACTTTAACTACAAAAAGACTCCCGCTAAAATTGTACTTGATGCCCAAAATATAGGCTTTGGATATGACCCAGCACGTCCTTTATTTCAAAACCTCTCTTTCAAACTTGAAAAGGGAAAATGTTTAGCGATCATCGGTAAAAATGGCAAAGGAAAATCAACGCTCCTAAACGTTTTAGCAGGCGAATTACCGCTACAACAAGGCACACTTTCCTTCCATCCTGAAACAGCATTTGCACACTTTGGGCAAACAAATATCCAAAGGCTCAATCTTAAAAACAGCATCATTGATGAAATTTATGAGGTTGATCCACTTTTAGGGATTACCAAAGTGCGCGCCATCTGTGGTGGTATGATGTTTAGCGGCAAAATGGCAGAAAAAGAGATCAGCATTCTCTCCGGAGGCGAGCGCAGTCGTGTTATGCTTGGAAAGATCATCGCGACACCTGCCAATCTTCTCTTTTTAGATGAGCCAACCAACCACCTTGATATGTACTCCATTGACTCACTGTGTGATGCTATTAAAAACTTTGAGGGATCTACCATCATTGTCACCCACTCGGAAATGATGCTTCACAAATTAGCCGATGCTCTCATCATTTTCCACCATGATAAAGCAGAGTTTTTTGATGGTAATTACGATGAGTTTTTAGAGAAAATTGGCTGGGAAGAAGAGACTGACATTGCACCCAAAAAAGTAGCCAATAATGACTATGTGGAGAGTAAGAAACTGCGCACAAAGCTTATTCAAGAGCGAAGTTCTAAACTCTCTCCTCTTAAAAAGCAGATCGAACAGTGTGAAGCAAAAATTATGAAGCTTGAAGAGGCTATGAAATCCAAAAACGAAGCCTTGGTGGCGTGTTCCTCTAGCAATGACATCGGCGAACTTGGGCGAATTTCAAAAGAGTTAAAAAGCGATGAAGCCGAGCTTGAAAAGCTTTATGAGCAATTTGAAACCTTACATGTAAACCATGATGAGCTCTTTGAGAGCTATGAAATGCAATTGAAAAACATCCAAAATTAG
- the motB gene encoding flagellar motor protein MotB — MGKKCKKVECEAGEKWAVPFADFFSLLLALFIALFAIASTNTEKMKALKEEFVKIYDYSAKPEEATPVMSMSLKSGDAAKDKDKGNAGGTSAQLEEIARMAQMIEKMNIGEGSLEQKIDGAILKLPTKLLFSAGSAEIINSDSMLFLKRVSDIIAMLPKNVEVIVKGYTDTSALPSGSKFQDNLELSSARANAVIRVLVRNGIAKDRLSSAGYGDTKPLATNDTAEGREKNGRVEFTMRISGPDSSSKKESILDTLNTLNKKAE, encoded by the coding sequence GTGGGTAAAAAATGTAAAAAAGTTGAATGCGAAGCGGGTGAGAAGTGGGCAGTACCCTTTGCTGACTTTTTCAGTCTTTTGCTCGCACTTTTTATTGCCCTTTTTGCTATTGCCTCAACCAATACAGAGAAGATGAAAGCACTCAAAGAAGAGTTTGTCAAAATCTACGATTACAGTGCTAAACCTGAAGAAGCAACGCCTGTTATGAGTATGAGTCTCAAATCTGGCGATGCAGCAAAAGATAAAGACAAAGGAAATGCAGGAGGAACTTCTGCACAACTTGAAGAGATTGCTCGAATGGCGCAAATGATTGAAAAAATGAACATTGGAGAAGGCTCTTTGGAGCAAAAAATTGATGGTGCCATTTTAAAACTCCCTACCAAACTTCTTTTTTCAGCAGGATCAGCAGAAATTATCAATAGTGACTCCATGCTTTTCTTAAAACGTGTTTCTGACATTATCGCAATGCTTCCAAAAAATGTTGAAGTAATCGTAAAAGGTTATACAGATACATCAGCACTTCCAAGCGGCTCTAAATTTCAAGACAACCTTGAGTTGTCAAGCGCACGTGCAAATGCTGTTATTCGTGTCCTCGTTCGCAATGGCATTGCCAAAGATCGCTTAAGTTCAGCAGGTTATGGTGACACCAAACCGCTTGCGACCAATGATACAGCCGAAGGTCGTGAAAAAAATGGTCGTGTCGAGTTCACCATGCGCATCTCAGGACCTGATAGTTCAAGCAAAAAAGAGTCTATCCTAGACACACTCAATACGCTTAATAAGAAAGCAGAATAA
- the motA gene encoding flagellar motor stator protein MotA has protein sequence MDLTVILGMVLAITTISTGDIMEGGNPIHILHITSFIIVIPTAMAAAMTATPQEYVKGAFKEFKVIFKKSSVDLHARIKQIVDFAIIARRDGILALESHANQMDDEFFKKGLSMAVDGVEAHEIEETLEILIEETEEYYHGAAHYWVHAGETSPVMGLIGAVLGLILALQKLDNPQEMANGIGGAFTATVFGIAGSYIFLGPWGHKLKGKSKDIIKEKHVILAGILGISHGDNPRTLEMKLLNYLSPLEEKKSQFDK, from the coding sequence ATGGACTTAACCGTCATTTTGGGAATGGTACTTGCCATTACCACAATTTCTACTGGCGATATTATGGAAGGTGGAAATCCTATCCATATTCTTCATATTACTTCATTTATTATCGTTATTCCAACCGCTATGGCAGCAGCTATGACAGCCACCCCACAAGAATACGTCAAAGGGGCATTTAAAGAGTTTAAAGTTATTTTTAAAAAGTCCTCTGTTGATCTTCATGCACGCATTAAGCAAATCGTTGATTTTGCTATTATTGCACGTCGTGATGGTATTTTGGCTCTTGAATCTCATGCAAACCAAATGGATGATGAGTTTTTCAAAAAAGGTCTTAGTATGGCAGTTGATGGTGTTGAAGCTCATGAAATTGAAGAGACTTTAGAGATTCTTATTGAAGAGACGGAAGAGTATTATCATGGTGCAGCGCATTACTGGGTACATGCCGGTGAAACGAGCCCCGTTATGGGACTTATTGGTGCGGTTTTAGGTCTAATTCTCGCTCTTCAAAAACTTGACAATCCACAAGAAATGGCAAATGGTATTGGTGGTGCGTTTACTGCAACCGTTTTTGGTATTGCAGGCTCATACATCTTTCTAGGTCCTTGGGGACATAAACTCAAAGGAAAATCAAAAGATATTATCAAAGAAAAACATGTCATTTTAGCGGGTATCTTAGGCATCTCGCACGGTGACAATCCTCGTACACTGGAAATGAAACTTCTTAACTATCTCTCTCCACTCGAAGAGAAAAAAAGCCAATTTGACAAATAA
- a CDS encoding TIGR03915 family putative DNA repair protein, which produces MILLYDGSFEGFLSLVYEVYYEKLQVSTIVKKMPGSLLFERFHEVFTDEAKARKVLEGITKQFTKEQQRTIFNIFLCDTREHEMALLEYLRIGFKNPKELRNINNAHLFYIQNLEKELLCLVHKMYGFTRFEELDDGTLYAKIETKFNIVPFLGDHFAKRLGKIPFIIHDVKRSLAFVKNDELREIRSIASFDAPTYSSDEEKFKALWKSFFKAAAVESRYNPKLQQNWVPLLYRTYMSEFHA; this is translated from the coding sequence ATGATCTTACTTTACGATGGTAGTTTTGAAGGATTTTTGAGTTTAGTCTATGAGGTTTATTATGAGAAGTTACAGGTAAGCACTATTGTCAAAAAAATGCCTGGATCTCTTTTATTTGAACGATTTCATGAAGTTTTTACCGATGAAGCAAAAGCGCGCAAAGTCTTAGAAGGTATCACAAAACAGTTTACAAAAGAGCAACAACGCACCATTTTTAATATCTTTTTATGCGACACGAGGGAGCATGAAATGGCACTTTTGGAGTATCTTCGCATCGGCTTTAAAAATCCCAAAGAGCTTCGCAACATTAACAATGCCCATCTTTTTTACATTCAGAACCTTGAAAAAGAGCTTTTGTGTTTGGTGCATAAGATGTATGGATTTACGCGCTTTGAGGAGTTGGACGATGGCACATTGTATGCCAAAATTGAGACGAAATTTAACATTGTCCCTTTTTTAGGCGATCATTTTGCCAAACGATTAGGAAAGATCCCTTTTATTATCCACGATGTTAAACGTTCTCTTGCTTTTGTGAAAAATGATGAATTACGAGAAATTCGCTCTATTGCTTCTTTTGATGCTCCAACGTATTCAAGCGATGAAGAGAAATTTAAAGCGTTATGGAAGAGCTTTTTTAAAGCAGCCGCTGTGGAAAGTAGGTACAATCCAAAACTTCAACAAAATTGGGTTCCTCTGCTTTACCGTACTTATATGAGTGAATTTCATGCCTAA
- a CDS encoding putative DNA modification/repair radical SAM protein — protein sequence MKLTIEDKLSLLAGSAKYDVSCSSSGSENNYKTGELGCTHNSGICHSFTSDGRCVSLLKVLLTNVCIYDCAYCINRVSNDTPRTAFTPRELAELTINFYKRNYIEGLFLSSGIIKNEDHTMSLLLQTLRILRHEYRFNGYIHVKLIPGASKELIEEATLLAHRVSSNIELPSSKSLALLAPDKTKEKLLSPLKHARDITMERSSKPISMSTQMIIGATSESDFEILKLSSSLYQKALLKRVYYSAYIAVNNHKHLPVPELSKPPLLREHRLYQADWLLRFYGFSYDEILSENQNLDIQFDPKTFWALSNLHLFPIDVNRAPQEILVRIPGIGIRGALKILQARRFKQLSFEDLVKLKISLKKARYFIIAGKDFHRSTSLYEEKIKLALIHQGSNIIQPTLFDTSIYTGEL from the coding sequence ATGAAATTAACCATCGAAGATAAACTCTCACTCTTAGCAGGCAGTGCCAAATACGATGTCTCATGCTCTTCTAGTGGCAGTGAGAACAACTATAAAACAGGTGAGCTTGGCTGCACCCACAACAGTGGCATTTGTCACAGTTTTACCAGTGACGGCAGATGCGTTTCGCTTCTAAAAGTTTTGCTTACCAATGTTTGCATTTATGACTGTGCCTACTGCATCAACCGCGTAAGCAATGACACCCCACGAACCGCATTTACGCCAAGAGAGCTCGCCGAACTTACCATCAATTTTTATAAACGAAACTACATCGAAGGGCTCTTTTTAAGCTCTGGCATCATCAAAAATGAAGACCATACGATGAGTTTACTACTTCAAACGTTGCGCATTTTACGCCATGAGTACCGATTTAATGGATACATTCATGTCAAACTCATCCCAGGAGCTTCCAAAGAACTCATCGAAGAAGCCACACTTTTAGCGCATCGTGTCAGCTCCAACATTGAACTTCCAAGCTCCAAAAGCCTTGCCCTACTTGCTCCTGATAAAACCAAAGAGAAGCTTCTCTCCCCGCTAAAACATGCACGTGACATCACGATGGAACGTTCCTCAAAGCCCATCTCTATGAGCACGCAGATGATTATAGGCGCAACCAGTGAGAGTGATTTTGAGATACTAAAACTCTCTTCATCGCTCTATCAAAAAGCATTACTGAAACGCGTCTATTACTCTGCGTACATTGCGGTCAATAACCATAAACATCTGCCTGTTCCTGAGCTCTCCAAGCCTCCCTTGCTTCGTGAACATAGGCTCTATCAAGCCGATTGGCTGTTACGTTTTTACGGCTTTTCGTATGATGAGATTTTGAGTGAAAACCAAAACCTTGACATTCAGTTTGACCCCAAAACATTTTGGGCTCTCTCAAACCTTCATCTTTTTCCCATTGATGTCAACCGTGCGCCTCAAGAGATTTTGGTGCGGATTCCTGGCATTGGGATACGTGGTGCTTTGAAAATTTTACAAGCGAGACGTTTTAAACAGCTTAGTTTTGAAGACCTCGTGAAACTCAAAATTTCCCTTAAAAAAGCACGTTATTTCATCATCGCGGGGAAAGACTTTCATAGAAGCACTAGTCTATATGAAGAGAAGATCAAGCTAGCCCTCATTCATCAAGGATCGAACATCATCCAGCCTACCTTGTTCGATACATCTATCTACACGGGTGAGCTGTGA
- a CDS encoding NAD(P)H-dependent oxidoreductase, translated as MQNDFTKAMDFRHACKLFDETKKISDEQINFILEAGHKSPSSFGMEPWKFLVITNEELKAKLRPVCWDQPQVTTCSHLVIILAAIDAVKVESGIPALRFGRREMPQEKKDFYINLYANHLKETLSSDKNIYAWTSKQSYIAAGNMMTAAAYIGIDSCPIEGFEKEKVEAILGLDASKYQLSMVLPFGYRINPQSTQLRVPFNEAVEFIK; from the coding sequence ATGCAAAATGACTTTACCAAAGCGATGGACTTTCGCCATGCGTGCAAACTATTTGACGAAACAAAAAAGATCAGCGATGAGCAGATCAATTTTATCTTAGAAGCAGGTCACAAGTCGCCCTCTTCATTTGGTATGGAGCCATGGAAATTTTTGGTCATTACCAACGAAGAGCTCAAAGCAAAACTGCGCCCAGTCTGTTGGGATCAACCTCAAGTGACAACTTGCTCACACCTTGTCATCATTTTAGCGGCGATTGATGCTGTTAAAGTTGAAAGTGGTATACCAGCGCTTCGTTTTGGAAGACGCGAGATGCCACAAGAGAAAAAAGATTTTTACATTAACCTCTACGCTAACCACCTCAAAGAGACTCTAAGTTCTGATAAAAACATCTACGCTTGGACTTCAAAACAGAGTTATATCGCAGCGGGTAACATGATGACAGCAGCAGCGTACATCGGCATCGACTCTTGCCCTATTGAAGGCTTTGAAAAAGAAAAAGTCGAAGCCATTTTAGGACTTGATGCGAGCAAATACCAACTATCAATGGTGCTTCCATTTGGGTATCGCATCAACCCACAATCCACTCAATTAAGAGTTCCTTTTAACGAAGCGGTTGAGTTTATTAAGTAA
- a CDS encoding cryptochrome/photolyase family protein, with amino-acid sequence MKKILWFRRDLRIQDSMLLSIDGEVLPLFIFDTNILNGLEKNDRRVSFIFEQVLKLKSDLKAMGLDLALFYGTPHDVFTYLKTLGFHDVYASVDYDACAKERDAKIAEQLSFHALNDCYLFEPNEVLKKDGSPYLVFTPYYRACQALYTQFYALKYKKGNQSLVNFEYNELWSIKSETKTPLHVKVESLGFEPLHVNILEPQKALEIFTCKLDSYDEKRDFLNVNATSHLSVHLRFGTVSIREVVRFLTAQKAQGHNTEPFFRQLIFREFYAYLLYHFPKLAWENYKYSPPISNDTEVYERFISAQTGYPLIDAAITELLTSGLMHNRARMVVGSFFTKHLMLPWQKGEAFFAKHLLDYDASANILSWQWCAGTGIDPQPYFRIFNPYAQSVKFDKEAHYIKHHLPLLRDIPATYLHKEAYLMTHDIAGYPKPIIGHESARKRFLSAFS; translated from the coding sequence ATGAAAAAAATATTATGGTTTAGACGCGATTTACGCATTCAAGATTCGATGTTATTATCGATTGATGGAGAAGTTTTGCCTCTCTTTATTTTCGATACAAACATTCTTAATGGTCTTGAGAAAAATGATCGAAGAGTCTCGTTTATTTTTGAGCAGGTACTTAAACTCAAATCTGACCTTAAAGCAATGGGGCTTGACCTTGCTCTTTTTTATGGTACGCCACATGATGTCTTTACCTACCTCAAAACACTAGGGTTCCATGATGTCTATGCCAGTGTGGATTATGATGCTTGCGCCAAAGAGCGTGATGCTAAAATCGCAGAGCAACTAAGCTTTCATGCACTCAATGATTGTTACCTTTTTGAGCCCAATGAAGTGCTTAAAAAAGACGGCTCTCCTTACCTTGTTTTCACCCCATATTACCGTGCTTGCCAAGCACTTTACACACAATTTTACGCATTAAAATACAAAAAAGGCAATCAAAGCCTTGTAAACTTCGAGTATAACGAGCTTTGGAGTATCAAAAGCGAAACAAAAACACCTTTACATGTAAAGGTTGAAAGTCTTGGATTTGAGCCTTTACATGTAAACATTTTAGAGCCTCAAAAGGCGTTAGAAATCTTTACATGTAAACTAGATTCGTATGATGAAAAACGTGACTTTCTTAACGTGAATGCCACGTCTCATTTAAGTGTCCATCTTCGTTTTGGTACCGTTTCCATCAGAGAGGTCGTACGCTTTTTAACCGCTCAAAAAGCACAAGGTCATAACACTGAACCCTTTTTTAGGCAGCTTATATTTCGTGAATTTTATGCTTATTTGCTCTACCATTTCCCCAAACTTGCATGGGAGAATTATAAATACTCTCCACCTATTTCAAATGACACCGAAGTGTATGAACGATTTATCTCTGCTCAAACGGGTTATCCGCTTATTGATGCGGCGATCACGGAGCTTCTAACATCTGGGCTGATGCACAATCGTGCTCGCATGGTGGTGGGGTCATTTTTTACTAAGCATCTGATGTTGCCGTGGCAAAAAGGTGAGGCGTTTTTTGCGAAACATCTTTTGGATTATGATGCGTCGGCAAACATACTTTCATGGCAATGGTGCGCTGGAACAGGAATCGACCCACAACCTTATTTTCGTATCTTTAACCCTTACGCGCAATCAGTAAAGTTTGACAAAGAAGCGCACTACATCAAACACCACCTTCCATTATTACGCGATATTCCAGCCACTTATTTACACAAAGAAGCGTACTTAATGACGCATGATATTGCAGGCTATCCAAAGCCCATCATAGGGCATGAAAGCGCACGAAAACGTTTTTTAAGCGCCTTTTCTTAA